Proteins from a genomic interval of Polaribacter sp. Q13:
- a CDS encoding phosphoribosylaminoimidazolesuccinocarboxamide synthase has product MEKVFKTKTGFCHILPDKIILTRGGIIGNVAKVAVGKNITRILIIYGGVSAFLLYSAFDSFQKNQVPISIFYSIVGLFLIYGIFTSLNNSATSIIERNDIKSIKFKKAIFGITRSRFEVLFIDQNRKIKKRIIMLPGSMKNGKKETENAKKIMKEEKLLNE; this is encoded by the coding sequence ATGGAAAAAGTATTTAAAACTAAAACGGGATTTTGTCATATTTTACCTGATAAAATTATTCTAACTAGAGGTGGAATAATTGGAAATGTTGCAAAAGTTGCTGTTGGAAAAAACATAACTCGAATTTTAATAATTTATGGTGGAGTTTCTGCCTTCTTACTCTATTCAGCATTTGATAGTTTTCAAAAAAATCAAGTTCCTATATCTATATTTTATTCAATAGTTGGTTTGTTTCTTATTTATGGAATATTTACGAGCCTGAATAATTCAGCAACATCAATAATTGAACGAAATGATATTAAGAGTATCAAATTTAAAAAAGCAATATTCGGAATAACTCGCTCTCGGTTTGAAGTTCTTTTTATAGACCAAAATAGAAAAATTAAGAAGCGTATAATAATGTTACCAGGTTCTATGAAGAATGGAAAGAAAGAAACTGAAAATGCGAAAAAAATAATGAAAGAAGAGAAATTATTGAATGAATAA
- a CDS encoding aldo/keto reductase, with protein MAKYKADSERYNKMNYRRTGNSGLLLPELSLGLWHNFGKNDDFDNARNLLKCAFDNGITHFDLANNYGPPYGSAEKTFGKILKKDFKKYRDELIISSKAGYDMWEGPYGNFGSKKYLISSLDQSLQRMKLDYVDIFYHHRPDYDTPLEETMGALDLIVRQGKALYVGLSNYQPKEAEKAFKILKDLGTPCLIHQPRYSLFDRWIEDGLIDLLGNSGVGAICFSPLAQGMLTDKYINGLPKDSRAVKDGRYLKTDKVMEMLPQINALNEVAKSRNQNLAQMAISWILKDDRITSVLIGASKTEQILDSVKATENTTFSDEELTTINSILA; from the coding sequence ATGGCAAAATACAAAGCAGATTCAGAGAGATATAATAAAATGAACTATAGAAGAACAGGAAATAGCGGCTTGCTGTTACCGGAACTTTCTTTAGGTTTGTGGCATAATTTCGGTAAAAATGACGATTTTGACAATGCCAGAAATTTATTAAAATGTGCTTTTGATAACGGAATAACCCATTTTGATTTGGCCAACAACTACGGACCTCCTTATGGTTCTGCAGAAAAAACTTTTGGTAAAATCTTAAAAAAAGATTTTAAAAAGTACAGAGATGAATTGATTATTTCATCAAAAGCAGGTTATGATATGTGGGAAGGTCCTTATGGAAATTTTGGCTCTAAGAAATATTTAATTTCTAGTTTAGACCAAAGTTTACAAAGAATGAAATTGGATTATGTGGATATTTTTTATCACCACAGACCCGATTATGATACACCTTTAGAAGAAACAATGGGTGCCTTAGATTTAATAGTAAGACAAGGAAAAGCGTTGTATGTTGGTCTTTCTAACTATCAGCCTAAAGAAGCAGAAAAAGCGTTTAAAATATTAAAAGACTTAGGAACTCCTTGTTTAATTCATCAACCAAGATATAGTTTGTTTGACCGTTGGATAGAAGATGGTTTGATAGATTTATTAGGAAATTCTGGTGTTGGAGCAATTTGTTTTTCTCCATTAGCACAAGGTATGTTAACGGACAAATACATTAACGGATTGCCAAAAGATTCTAGAGCCGTGAAAGACGGACGCTATTTAAAGACAGATAAAGTGATGGAAATGCTTCCTCAAATAAATGCTTTAAACGAAGTTGCTAAAAGCAGAAATCAGAATTTAGCGCAAATGGCAATTTCTTGGATTTTAAAAGATGATAGAATTACGTCTGTACTTATTGGAGCAAGTAAAACCGAACAAATTTTAGATAGTGTAAAGGCTACTGAAAATACTACCTTTTCTGATGAGGAACTGACTACAATTAATTCCATTTTAGCTTAA
- a CDS encoding valine--tRNA ligase, with amino-acid sequence MTIPSKYDASQVEGKWYDYWMKNNYFHSTPDEREPYTIVIPPPNVTGVLHMGHMLNNTIQDVLIRRARLLGKNACWVPGTDHASIATEAKVVAKLKEQGISKSDLTREEFLQHAFDWKDEYGGIILEQLKKLGASCDWERTAFTMDPEMSESVIKVFVDLYNKGLIYRGYRMVNWDPEAKTTLSDEEVIHEERQGNLYYLEYKIEGSEDTLTIATTRPETIFGDTAICINPNDERFTHLKGKKAIVPLSNRVVPIIEDEYVDLEFGTGCLKVTPAHDENDKNLGDKHNLEVIDIFNEDASLNSFGLHYQGKDRFVVRKEVAKELEEKGILVKTEVHVHKVGTSERTKAVIEPRLSDQWFLKMKDLAKPAIDAVLGEDAEINLYPKKFENTYRHWMENVRDWNISRQLWWGQQIPAFFYGDGKEDFVVAETREKALVLAKEKTGNTSLSASDLRQDEDALDTWFSSWLWPMSVFDGIRNPENEEIKYYYPTNDLVTGPDILFFWVARMIVAGYEYKGEKPFNNVYLTGLVRDKQRRKMSKSLGNSPDALKLISDYGADGVRVGLLLSSAAGNDLMFDEDLCQQGKGFANKIWNAFRLIKGWEVDASLPQPATSKIGLEWYEAKFQKTLAEIEDHFSKYRLSDALMAIYKLINDDFSSWLLEIVKPAYQQPIDKTTFDAIIEVLENNLKVLHPFMPFLSEDIWQYIADRTPEEALIIAKYPVLKEFDTQIIADFEFATDVVSGIRTIRKDKNISFKDAIELFVIDNDKSSKEFDAVVQKLTNTETINYVSEKVEGASFRVKSNEYFVPISIENIDVEAEIKKLEGELKRAEGFLFGITKKLSNERFVSNAPEKVLALERKKEADTIAKIETIKSSLSSLK; translated from the coding sequence ATGACAATTCCATCTAAATATGATGCAAGCCAAGTAGAAGGTAAATGGTACGACTACTGGATGAAAAACAACTATTTTCATTCAACGCCAGACGAAAGAGAACCTTATACAATTGTAATTCCGCCACCAAACGTAACAGGCGTTTTACATATGGGGCACATGTTAAATAATACAATTCAAGATGTATTAATAAGACGTGCGCGTTTATTAGGTAAAAATGCATGTTGGGTTCCTGGTACAGATCATGCATCTATTGCTACAGAAGCAAAAGTGGTTGCCAAGTTAAAAGAACAAGGAATTAGTAAAAGCGATTTAACGCGTGAAGAGTTTTTGCAACACGCTTTTGATTGGAAAGATGAATACGGAGGAATCATTTTAGAACAATTAAAGAAGTTAGGTGCTTCTTGCGATTGGGAAAGAACTGCGTTTACAATGGATCCGGAAATGTCTGAATCTGTAATTAAGGTTTTTGTTGATTTATACAACAAAGGTTTAATTTATAGAGGATACAGAATGGTAAACTGGGATCCAGAAGCTAAAACGACACTTTCTGATGAAGAAGTAATTCACGAAGAAAGACAAGGAAACTTGTATTATTTAGAATATAAAATTGAAGGATCAGAAGATACTTTAACCATTGCTACTACAAGACCAGAAACTATTTTTGGTGATACTGCAATTTGTATCAACCCAAATGATGAACGTTTTACGCATTTAAAAGGGAAGAAAGCAATTGTACCTTTATCTAATAGAGTAGTGCCTATTATAGAAGACGAATATGTAGATTTAGAATTTGGTACAGGTTGTTTAAAAGTGACGCCTGCACACGATGAAAATGATAAGAATTTAGGTGATAAGCACAATTTAGAGGTTATCGATATTTTTAATGAAGATGCTTCTTTAAATTCTTTCGGATTACATTACCAAGGAAAAGATAGGTTTGTAGTAAGAAAAGAAGTTGCTAAAGAATTAGAAGAAAAAGGAATTTTAGTAAAAACTGAAGTTCATGTTCATAAAGTAGGTACCTCAGAAAGAACAAAAGCAGTTATAGAACCTAGATTGTCTGATCAATGGTTTTTAAAGATGAAAGATTTAGCGAAACCTGCTATTGATGCAGTTTTGGGTGAAGATGCTGAGATTAACTTATATCCAAAGAAATTTGAAAACACGTACCGTCATTGGATGGAAAATGTACGTGATTGGAATATTTCTCGTCAGCTTTGGTGGGGACAACAAATTCCAGCGTTTTTCTACGGAGACGGAAAAGAAGATTTTGTAGTTGCTGAGACAAGAGAAAAAGCTTTAGTTTTAGCAAAAGAGAAAACAGGAAATACTTCGCTGTCGGCGTCCGACCTTCGTCAAGATGAAGATGCTTTAGATACGTGGTTTTCTTCTTGGTTGTGGCCAATGTCTGTTTTTGATGGAATTAGAAATCCAGAAAACGAAGAAATTAAATATTATTATCCAACAAACGATTTAGTTACCGGACCTGATATTTTATTTTTCTGGGTAGCAAGAATGATTGTTGCGGGTTACGAATATAAAGGCGAAAAACCTTTTAATAATGTGTATTTAACTGGTTTGGTTAGAGATAAACAAAGACGTAAAATGTCTAAATCTTTAGGGAATTCACCAGATGCTTTAAAATTAATTTCTGATTATGGAGCAGACGGAGTAAGAGTTGGACTTTTATTAAGTTCTGCTGCCGGAAATGATTTAATGTTTGATGAAGATCTTTGTCAGCAAGGAAAAGGATTTGCAAATAAAATTTGGAATGCTTTCCGTTTGATAAAAGGTTGGGAAGTTGATGCAAGTTTACCACAACCAGCAACTTCTAAAATTGGTTTAGAATGGTACGAAGCGAAGTTTCAAAAAACGTTGGCAGAAATAGAAGATCATTTCTCTAAATACCGTTTGTCTGATGCTTTAATGGCAATTTATAAACTAATTAACGATGATTTTTCTTCATGGTTATTAGAAATTGTGAAGCCTGCTTATCAACAACCAATAGATAAAACTACGTTTGATGCTATTATTGAAGTTTTAGAAAATAACTTAAAAGTATTGCATCCATTTATGCCATTTTTATCAGAAGATATTTGGCAATATATTGCAGACAGAACACCAGAAGAAGCATTGATTATTGCAAAATATCCAGTATTAAAAGAGTTTGATACTCAAATTATTGCTGATTTTGAATTTGCAACAGATGTAGTATCAGGTATAAGAACTATCAGAAAAGATAAAAATATTTCTTTTAAAGATGCCATTGAATTATTTGTTATTGATAACGATAAGAGTTCTAAAGAATTTGATGCTGTAGTTCAGAAATTAACAAATACCGAAACTATAAACTATGTTTCAGAAAAAGTAGAAGGTGCTTCATTTAGAGTAAAATCTAATGAATACTTTGTGCCAATTTCTATAGAAAATATAGATGTAGAAGCAGAAATAAAGAAATTAGAAGGAGAGCTTAAAAGAGCAGAAGGTTTCTTATTTGGTATTACAAAGAAGCTATCTAACGAACGTTTTGTATCTAATGCACCAGAAAAAGTGTTGGCTTTAGAACGTAAGAAAGAAGCAGATACTATTGCAAAAATAGAAACCATAAAAAGTAGTTTGAGTTCTCTTAAATAA
- a CDS encoding DUF1573 domain-containing protein: MKTFGTLLVVFFISFSINAQEFKFEKETIDYGKIDKSSNGERVFVFTNIGDQPLIIKNVQSSCGCTVPKKPEQPIMPGQKGEIKVSYDTKRVGGFSKTITVFSNAKTARKMIKIKGFVNKAISLEKEKSILTDI; encoded by the coding sequence ATGAAAACTTTCGGAACATTATTAGTAGTATTCTTTATTTCTTTTTCAATTAACGCACAAGAATTTAAATTTGAAAAAGAAACTATTGACTATGGTAAAATTGATAAAAGTTCTAATGGAGAAAGGGTTTTTGTCTTTACAAATATTGGAGATCAACCTTTAATTATAAAAAACGTTCAGTCTTCTTGTGGTTGTACAGTGCCTAAAAAACCAGAACAACCAATAATGCCAGGGCAAAAAGGAGAAATTAAAGTTTCTTACGACACTAAAAGAGTTGGCGGTTTTTCTAAAACCATTACTGTTTTTTCTAATGCTAAAACTGCTAGAAAAATGATTAAAATTAAAGGTTTTGTAAACAAAGCTATTTCTTTAGAAAAAGAAAAAAGTATTTTAACCGATATTTAA
- a CDS encoding OmpA family protein translates to MRKFIIPVVAISLLATSCVSKKKYVALENQYINTKGNLQKTTLEKEALEGKFAKIENRVADYNEKINSLKSNNSSLQDANDVKLDMVGKTAVISNKTRERMRETLAKVDPALLSEAKTLKDSLNLAIAYNLKNKINSSDLTDSDDLNIDIDQTVVMISVSDKLLFNNASYRVKSGAYGLIEKLAAVIKSEPSMDVMIEGHTDSRTINNAVVQDNWDLSVKRATSIVRLLESKYNIEGSRLIAAGRGSTMPLVENTTNANRAKNRRTRIVILPNLDKFFALLADDQLSE, encoded by the coding sequence ATGAGAAAATTTATTATTCCGGTTGTAGCAATATCATTATTGGCAACATCTTGTGTCTCTAAAAAAAAGTATGTTGCGCTAGAAAACCAGTATATTAATACAAAAGGAAATCTTCAAAAAACTACTTTAGAAAAAGAAGCATTAGAAGGAAAATTTGCTAAAATTGAAAATAGAGTAGCGGATTATAATGAAAAAATTAATTCATTAAAAAGTAACAATTCTAGCTTACAAGATGCGAACGATGTAAAGTTAGATATGGTTGGTAAAACCGCTGTAATATCTAACAAGACAAGAGAGAGAATGAGAGAAACTTTAGCAAAAGTAGATCCTGCATTACTTTCTGAGGCAAAAACATTAAAAGATTCTTTAAATCTTGCTATTGCGTATAATTTAAAAAATAAAATTAACTCATCTGATTTAACAGATTCTGATGATTTAAATATTGATATAGATCAAACAGTAGTGATGATTTCTGTTTCTGATAAATTATTATTTAACAACGCTAGTTATAGAGTTAAAAGTGGCGCTTATGGTTTAATTGAAAAATTAGCAGCAGTTATAAAATCTGAACCAAGTATGGATGTTATGATTGAAGGACACACAGATTCTAGAACCATTAACAATGCAGTTGTACAAGACAATTGGGATTTAAGTGTAAAAAGAGCAACGTCTATTGTACGTCTTTTAGAAAGTAAATATAATATTGAGGGGAGTAGATTGATTGCTGCAGGTAGAGGTTCTACAATGCCTTTAGTAGAAAATACTACAAATGCTAATAGAGCAAAAAACAGAAGAACTAGAATTGTAATTTTACCAAATTTAGACAAATTCTTTGCTTTACTTGCAGATGATCAACTTTCTGAATAA
- a CDS encoding pyridoxal phosphate-dependent aminotransferase: MPAISKKGLKMPESPIRKLVPFAEDAKKRGVKVFHLNIGQPDIKTPQVALDAVKNNNITTLAYARSEGSEEYRNKLVSYYKKHQVNVTANNIVVTTGGSEALIFTIGSITDPGDEIIIPEPFYANYNGFSTASGVKVVPVISKIEDNFALPKIEDFEKLITKKTKAILICNPGNPTGYLYSKEEIQKLKEIVLKHDLFLIADEVYREFTYDGLQHTSVMALDGLEQNSIIIDSVSKRYSMCGARIGCIVSKNDDFIKTAIKFAQARLSPPTYALIASEAALDTPQQYFDDVKEEYVGRRNTLITELNKIEGIKVANPKGAFYCVAELPIKDSDHFAQWLLEDYNLNNETVMVAPASGFYSTEGEGKNQIRMAYVLNKTDLIRSVEILGEALNVYKD; encoded by the coding sequence ATGCCTGCAATATCTAAGAAAGGATTAAAAATGCCAGAATCGCCAATTAGAAAATTGGTGCCATTTGCGGAAGATGCTAAAAAAAGAGGCGTTAAAGTATTTCATTTAAATATCGGTCAACCAGATATTAAAACACCACAAGTAGCTTTAGATGCCGTAAAAAACAATAATATAACAACATTGGCATACGCGCGTTCTGAAGGATCTGAAGAATACAGAAACAAATTGGTTTCTTATTATAAAAAACACCAAGTTAACGTAACCGCAAACAATATTGTTGTTACTACAGGTGGTTCTGAAGCCTTAATTTTTACCATTGGAAGTATTACCGATCCGGGTGATGAAATTATTATCCCTGAGCCTTTTTACGCAAATTACAACGGATTTTCTACTGCTTCTGGAGTAAAAGTTGTTCCGGTAATTTCTAAAATAGAAGATAACTTTGCATTGCCAAAAATTGAAGATTTTGAGAAATTAATCACCAAGAAAACAAAAGCAATTTTAATTTGTAATCCTGGTAATCCTACTGGATATTTATACTCTAAAGAAGAAATTCAGAAATTAAAAGAAATTGTTTTAAAACACGATTTATTTTTAATTGCTGATGAAGTGTATAGAGAATTTACTTACGATGGTTTACAACATACTTCTGTAATGGCATTAGATGGTTTAGAGCAAAATTCTATTATTATAGATTCTGTTTCTAAACGTTACAGTATGTGTGGTGCAAGAATTGGTTGTATTGTTTCTAAAAATGACGACTTTATAAAAACAGCTATTAAATTTGCACAAGCACGTTTAAGTCCGCCAACATACGCTTTAATTGCCAGTGAAGCTGCATTAGATACACCTCAACAATATTTTGATGATGTAAAAGAAGAATATGTAGGCAGAAGAAATACTTTAATTACAGAATTAAACAAAATTGAAGGTATAAAAGTAGCCAATCCAAAAGGTGCTTTTTACTGTGTTGCCGAATTGCCTATTAAAGATTCAGATCATTTTGCACAATGGTTATTAGAAGACTATAACTTGAATAACGAAACAGTTATGGTAGCCCCTGCAAGTGGTTTTTATTCTACCGAAGGTGAAGGAAAAAACCAAATTAGAATGGCATACGTTTTAAACAAAACAGATTTAATTAGATCTGTAGAAATTTTAGGAGAAGCATTGAATGTATATAAGGATTAG